Proteins encoded together in one Bradyrhizobium sp. CB82 window:
- the eutC gene encoding ethanolamine ammonia-lyase subunit EutC — MSSPSVPSRPTLDLRMLTPARVALGRSGASLPTKPLLDFTLDHARARDAVHAAFDAERMIAEVGEFGVPILAARSRAADRGDYLRRPDLGRQLEPACADHLAARAADPGRLAIVIGDGLSPTAVHAHAVGLLRALLSRLAEPAPVAIGQIIVASGARVALGDEIGTILGARMVVMLIGERPGLSAPDSLGAYLTFAPRPGRTDAERNCVSNIHRAGLSYSEAANKIAWLVRAGLLRGVTGVALKDESGDPPARIGTALPE; from the coding sequence ATGTCTAGCCCATCCGTCCCGAGCCGCCCGACCCTGGACCTGCGGATGCTGACACCCGCGCGCGTCGCTCTCGGACGCAGCGGGGCGAGCTTGCCGACCAAACCGCTGCTCGACTTCACGCTCGATCATGCGCGCGCCCGCGACGCCGTCCATGCCGCCTTCGATGCCGAGCGGATGATCGCCGAGGTCGGCGAATTCGGCGTTCCCATCCTTGCGGCGAGGAGCCGCGCCGCCGATCGTGGCGACTATCTGCGGCGGCCGGACCTCGGACGTCAGCTCGAGCCGGCTTGCGCCGATCATCTCGCGGCGCGCGCTGCAGACCCCGGCCGGCTTGCGATCGTGATCGGCGACGGATTGTCTCCGACGGCGGTGCATGCGCATGCAGTCGGGCTGCTGCGCGCGCTGCTGTCGCGCCTCGCTGAACCTGCGCCTGTCGCAATTGGCCAGATCATTGTCGCCTCAGGCGCCCGCGTCGCGCTGGGCGACGAGATCGGTACCATTCTGGGGGCGCGCATGGTCGTGATGCTGATCGGCGAGCGGCCGGGACTGTCGGCCCCCGACAGCCTCGGGGCCTACCTGACCTTTGCGCCCAGGCCCGGCCGTACCGATGCCGAGCGCAACTGCGTCTCCAACATCCATCGGGCCGGTCTCAGCTACAGCGAGGCGGCCAACAAGATAGCCTGGCTGGTCCGTGCGGGCCTGTTGCGTGGGGTCACCGGCGTGGCACTGAAGGACGAGAGCGGCGATCCCCCGGCGCGAATCGGCACAGCGCTGCCGGAATGA
- the hpnE gene encoding hydroxysqualene dehydroxylase HpnE, with protein sequence MQKTAHIIGAGISGLSAAVRLANAGFKVAVHEATQQAGGRCRSYFDGATNLVIDNGNHLLLSGNRHALAYARSIGTEAGLVGPARAQFPFVDLKTGQRWQLDLGDSRLPGWVFDESRRVPDTGLTDYLKLAPLIWASEETLVGKSIPCEGVLYQRLVQPLLLAALNVDPPEGSAGLAGAIVRETLLAGGQACRPLIARDGLSAVLIEPAVKFLAERGHSVQLGHELRSYATTDGKVSALNFGGEDVIAIGPDDVIVMAVPPRAAASLLPGLKTPTQFRAIVNAHFRFEPPPGSAPILGVIGGVVEWLFAFPNRLSVTISNGDRLVEMPREELAQTIWNEVCEAGGVAGELPPWQIVRERRATFAATPEQNALRPGPVTALKNLFLAGDWTATGLPATIEGSVRSGDRAADLVLAARRT encoded by the coding sequence ATGCAAAAGACAGCTCACATCATCGGTGCCGGAATTTCCGGCCTCTCTGCCGCCGTGCGGCTCGCCAATGCCGGCTTCAAGGTTGCCGTGCACGAGGCGACGCAGCAGGCCGGCGGCCGTTGCCGCTCCTATTTCGACGGCGCGACCAATCTCGTCATCGACAACGGCAACCATCTCCTGTTGTCGGGCAACCGCCACGCGCTCGCTTACGCGCGCTCGATCGGCACCGAGGCGGGGTTGGTGGGCCCGGCGCGCGCGCAGTTTCCCTTCGTTGATCTGAAGACCGGACAGCGCTGGCAGCTCGATCTCGGCGACAGCCGCCTGCCGGGCTGGGTTTTCGATGAGAGCCGTCGTGTCCCGGACACGGGACTGACCGACTATCTCAAGCTCGCGCCGCTGATCTGGGCGTCGGAGGAGACGCTGGTCGGAAAGTCGATCCCCTGCGAGGGCGTCCTGTATCAGCGCCTGGTGCAGCCGCTGTTGCTCGCAGCCCTCAACGTCGACCCGCCCGAGGGCTCTGCCGGCCTTGCCGGCGCGATCGTGCGCGAGACGCTGCTCGCCGGCGGGCAGGCCTGCCGCCCGCTGATCGCGCGCGACGGCCTCAGCGCCGTGCTGATCGAGCCCGCGGTGAAGTTCTTGGCCGAGCGTGGCCACTCCGTGCAACTCGGCCACGAGTTGCGCTCGTACGCGACCACGGATGGCAAGGTCAGCGCGCTCAATTTCGGCGGCGAGGATGTCATCGCGATCGGGCCCGATGATGTGATCGTGATGGCTGTGCCGCCGCGTGCCGCCGCTTCGCTGCTGCCCGGCCTGAAAACGCCAACGCAATTCCGCGCCATCGTGAACGCGCATTTCCGCTTTGAGCCGCCGCCGGGCTCGGCGCCGATCCTCGGCGTGATCGGCGGTGTCGTGGAGTGGCTGTTCGCTTTCCCGAACCGGTTGTCTGTCACCATCAGCAATGGTGACCGGCTGGTCGAGATGCCGCGCGAAGAACTCGCGCAGACGATCTGGAACGAGGTCTGCGAGGCGGGCGGCGTCGCCGGCGAGCTGCCGCCCTGGCAGATCGTGCGCGAGCGCCGTGCCACCTTTGCCGCCACGCCCGAGCAGAATGCCCTGCGTCCCGGGCCGGTCACTGCGCTGAAAAACCTGTTTCTCGCCGGCGACTGGACTGCTACGGGGTTGCCGGCAACCATCGAGGGATCGGTCCGGTCCGGCGATCGGGCCGCCGATTTGGTCCTGGCCGCACGGCGGACCTGA
- the hpnD gene encoding presqualene diphosphate synthase HpnD yields MTLEATSPGANYGSTASGSSFYAAMRILPRDQREAMFQIYSFCRQVDDIADSNGPRDERLAALQEWRNDIDALYQGHPPARLADYVASVKTFGLKREDFLAIVDGMEMDVPQDIRAPDMATLDLYCDRVASAVGRLSVRVFGMPEEDGILLAHHLGRALQLTNILRDIDEDAGLGRLYLPREALLHSGITSNDPSRVIAERALPKVCLPIAQRAKAHFEKSDEIMARNKRRAVRAPRIMSKYYHAILDLLLARGFAAPRTPVRVSKVTRIAILLRYAFF; encoded by the coding sequence ATGACGCTTGAGGCGACCTCGCCCGGCGCCAATTATGGCTCGACCGCATCCGGAAGCTCGTTCTACGCCGCGATGCGCATCCTGCCGCGCGACCAGCGCGAGGCGATGTTCCAGATCTACAGCTTCTGCCGCCAGGTCGACGACATCGCCGATTCCAACGGCCCGCGCGACGAACGCCTCGCCGCGCTTCAGGAATGGCGCAACGACATCGACGCACTCTATCAGGGCCATCCGCCGGCGCGGCTTGCCGACTATGTCGCTTCCGTCAAAACCTTCGGGCTGAAGCGGGAGGATTTCCTCGCCATCGTCGACGGCATGGAGATGGATGTGCCGCAGGACATCCGCGCGCCCGACATGGCGACCCTCGATCTTTACTGCGACCGCGTCGCGAGTGCCGTTGGGCGCCTGTCGGTGCGGGTGTTCGGCATGCCGGAAGAGGACGGCATCCTGCTCGCCCATCATCTCGGCCGAGCGCTCCAGCTCACCAACATTTTGCGCGACATCGACGAGGACGCCGGCCTCGGCCGGCTCTATCTGCCGCGCGAAGCGTTGCTGCATTCCGGCATCACTTCCAACGATCCGAGCCGCGTGATCGCCGAGCGCGCGCTGCCAAAGGTCTGCCTGCCGATCGCTCAGCGCGCGAAGGCGCATTTCGAGAAGTCGGACGAGATCATGGCGCGCAACAAGCGCCGCGCGGTGCGTGCGCCGCGGATCATGTCGAAATATTATCACGCCATTCTGGACCTCCTGCTCGCACGCGGCTTCGCCGCGCCCCGCACGCCGGTGCGTGTGTCCAAGGTCACACGTATCGCCATCCTTCTCCGCTACGCTTTTTTCTGA
- a CDS encoding phosphorylase has translation MTLGTGDGGTVGQAIDLRPILIVTGLVQEARIAAGPGMAVICSSSSPTQLRALLTVVDPESIRGVISFGVAGGLDPTLRSGDVVVATEVLAGDARWGAGLSLSDDLIDKLTSGRRRVVRRSLAGAEEVVTGRSCKAALHLETGAAAVDMESHIAAAYAAEAGLPFAAVRVISDPAHRALPALAREAIKPNGQIDVATILRGVVRNPGTLRALVSTGIDFNRALRSLRVSRDFLIGDEGIVPETV, from the coding sequence GTGACGTTGGGGACGGGGGACGGGGGAACCGTGGGTCAAGCCATAGACCTGCGGCCGATACTTATTGTGACCGGTCTAGTCCAGGAGGCCCGCATCGCGGCCGGCCCCGGGATGGCCGTTATCTGCTCTTCGAGCAGCCCGACGCAGCTGCGGGCGCTTTTGACGGTCGTCGACCCCGAGAGCATCCGGGGCGTGATCTCATTCGGCGTGGCCGGCGGGCTCGATCCCACGCTCCGCTCGGGTGACGTCGTGGTCGCGACCGAGGTGCTGGCGGGCGACGCCCGCTGGGGCGCCGGCCTGTCGCTCAGCGACGACCTCATCGACAAGCTGACCTCCGGACGCCGCCGCGTCGTGCGCCGCAGCCTCGCGGGTGCCGAGGAAGTGGTCACGGGCCGCTCCTGCAAGGCGGCGCTCCACTTGGAGACCGGTGCGGCCGCCGTCGATATGGAGAGCCATATCGCGGCCGCCTATGCCGCCGAAGCGGGCTTGCCGTTCGCCGCGGTCCGGGTGATCAGCGATCCCGCCCATCGCGCTTTGCCAGCACTGGCGCGCGAGGCGATCAAGCCCAATGGCCAGATCGACGTGGCGACGATCCTGCGCGGCGTCGTCCGTAACCCCGGCACGCTGCGCGCCTTGGTCTCGACCGGCATCGACTTCAACCGCGCGCTGCGCTCCCTTCGCGTCAGCCGCGATTTCCTGATCGGCGACGAGGGCATAGTCCCCGAGACGGTCTGA
- the hpnC gene encoding squalene synthase HpnC: MTSASELRSGKGDRDENFPVASWIIHPRHRALILAFYNFVRTADDIADHATLPPEDKLAYLDLLEAELNGKGDTQAEAVILRRALAERGMPPRHALDVLIAFRMDVTKLRYETWDEVIHYCRYSAMPVGRFMLDVHGENTSIWVASDALCAALQINNHLQDCGKDFRALNRVYLPRDALAASGASVEQLGGDRSPPQMLACLQALAARNEELLNESKSLSAEVRDFRLGVDISVIQAYADRIVRLLKVRDPLRERVHLNKLELLTFSLAGIAGEIGRRAFHRRPISSPGPAHDA, translated from the coding sequence ATGACCTCTGCGAGCGAATTGCGATCCGGCAAGGGTGACCGCGACGAGAATTTTCCCGTCGCGTCGTGGATCATTCATCCGCGTCACCGCGCGCTGATCCTCGCTTTCTACAATTTCGTCCGCACGGCCGACGACATCGCCGACCATGCGACGTTGCCGCCTGAGGACAAGCTCGCCTATCTCGACCTGCTCGAGGCCGAGCTCAACGGCAAGGGTGACACGCAGGCCGAGGCCGTCATTCTCCGCCGTGCGTTGGCCGAACGCGGTATGCCGCCACGCCACGCGCTCGACGTGCTGATCGCGTTCCGCATGGATGTGACGAAGCTGCGCTACGAGACGTGGGACGAGGTCATCCACTACTGTCGCTATTCGGCGATGCCGGTCGGCCGCTTCATGCTCGACGTGCACGGCGAGAACACCTCGATCTGGGTCGCGTCGGATGCGCTCTGCGCCGCCTTGCAGATCAACAATCATCTCCAGGATTGCGGCAAGGATTTTCGCGCGCTCAACCGCGTCTACCTGCCGCGCGATGCGCTGGCCGCAAGTGGCGCCTCGGTCGAGCAGCTCGGCGGTGATCGTTCGCCGCCGCAGATGCTGGCCTGTCTCCAGGCGCTCGCCGCGCGCAACGAAGAGCTCCTGAACGAAAGCAAGTCGCTCTCCGCCGAGGTGCGGGACTTCCGCCTCGGCGTCGATATCTCGGTGATCCAGGCCTATGCCGATCGCATCGTGCGCCTCTTGAAGGTGCGCGATCCCCTGCGTGAGCGCGTTCATCTGAACAAGCTCGAGCTCCTCACCTTCAGCCTCGCCGGCATCGCCGGTGAAATCGGCCGTCGCGCCTTCCACCGCAGGCCAATCTCCAGTCCGGGGCCGGCCCATGACGCTTGA
- the shc gene encoding squalene--hopene cyclase: MHSVNKSATDREVLESSIASATQGVLGFQQSDGHWVFELEADCTIPAEYILLRHHLAEPVDAVLEAKIGNYLRRVQGAHGGWPLVHDGEFDMSASVKAYFALKMIGDSIDAPHMVRAREAIRSRGGAIHSNVFTRFTLAMFGVVTWRAVPVLPVEIVLLPFWSPFHLNKISYWARTTMVPLMVLAALKPRARNPKGVGIDELFLGDPRSIGMTAKAPHQSTAWFMLFRALDKILRVVEPLFPKRLRQRAIDAALAFTEERLNGEDGMGAIYPPMANVVMMYDALGKDENFPPRAVTRRGIDKLLVIRDDEAYCQPCVSPIWDTTLTAHALLEAGGAQAVPAAKQGLDWLIPRQELEVKGDWAVKRPETRPGGWAFQYNNAHYPDLDDTAVVVMSMDRMRREHGTAGYDAAIDRGREWIEGMQSDDGGWAAFDVNNLEYYLNNIPFSDHGALLDPPTEDVTARCLSMLAQLGETQKTSKHVADGVAYLRRTQHPEGSWYGRWGMNFIYGTWSVLCALNAAGVGHTDPMIRKAADWLVSIQNRDGGWGEDAVSYRLDYKGWEAAPSTASQTAWALLALMAAGEVDHPAVARGVEYLIATQNQKGLWDEQRYTATGFPRVFYLRYHGYPKFFPLWALARYRNLRNTNSRVVGVGM; the protein is encoded by the coding sequence ATGCATTCCGTGAACAAGAGCGCGACCGACCGCGAAGTCTTGGAATCGAGCATTGCGTCGGCCACGCAAGGGGTGCTTGGCTTCCAGCAATCCGATGGCCATTGGGTGTTCGAGCTCGAGGCCGACTGCACTATTCCGGCCGAATATATCCTGTTGCGGCACCATCTTGCCGAGCCCGTCGATGCCGTGCTCGAGGCCAAGATCGGCAACTATCTGCGCCGCGTGCAAGGCGCCCATGGCGGCTGGCCGCTGGTGCATGACGGCGAGTTCGACATGAGCGCGAGCGTGAAGGCTTACTTCGCGCTCAAGATGATCGGCGATTCCATCGACGCGCCGCACATGGTGCGGGCGCGCGAGGCGATCCGGTCGCGCGGCGGCGCGATTCACAGCAACGTCTTCACCCGCTTCACGCTGGCGATGTTTGGCGTCGTGACCTGGCGCGCGGTGCCGGTGCTGCCGGTCGAGATCGTGCTGTTGCCGTTCTGGTCACCGTTCCACCTCAACAAGATCTCCTATTGGGCACGCACCACCATGGTGCCGCTGATGGTGCTCGCCGCGCTCAAGCCACGCGCGCGGAATCCAAAAGGCGTCGGCATCGACGAGCTGTTCCTTGGGGATCCGCGGTCGATCGGCATGACCGCGAAAGCGCCGCACCAGAGCACGGCCTGGTTCATGCTGTTCCGCGCGCTCGACAAGATCCTGCGCGTCGTCGAGCCGCTGTTTCCGAAGAGGCTGCGCCAGCGCGCGATCGACGCTGCGCTCGCCTTCACCGAAGAGCGGCTGAACGGCGAGGACGGCATGGGCGCGATCTACCCGCCGATGGCCAACGTCGTCATGATGTACGACGCGCTCGGCAAGGACGAGAATTTCCCGCCGCGCGCGGTCACGCGCCGGGGCATCGACAAGCTGCTCGTGATCCGTGACGACGAGGCCTATTGCCAACCCTGCGTCTCGCCGATCTGGGATACGACGCTGACCGCGCACGCGCTGCTCGAGGCTGGAGGCGCGCAAGCCGTGCCCGCTGCCAAGCAGGGCCTCGACTGGCTGATCCCGAGGCAGGAGCTAGAGGTGAAGGGCGACTGGGCGGTGAAGCGGCCCGAGACGCGCCCCGGCGGCTGGGCCTTTCAGTACAACAACGCCCACTATCCCGACCTCGACGACACCGCTGTCGTGGTAATGTCGATGGACCGCATGCGCCGCGAGCACGGCACGGCCGGTTATGACGCCGCGATCGACCGCGGCCGGGAATGGATCGAGGGCATGCAGAGCGACGACGGCGGCTGGGCTGCCTTCGACGTGAACAACCTCGAATATTATTTGAACAACATCCCGTTCTCCGACCACGGTGCGCTGCTCGATCCGCCCACCGAGGACGTCACCGCGCGCTGCCTCTCGATGCTGGCACAGCTCGGGGAGACCCAGAAGACCAGCAAGCACGTGGCTGACGGGGTCGCCTATCTCCGGCGGACCCAGCACCCCGAAGGGTCCTGGTACGGTCGCTGGGGCATGAATTTCATCTACGGAACCTGGTCTGTGCTATGCGCGCTGAATGCGGCCGGCGTCGGTCACACCGACCCGATGATTCGCAAAGCCGCCGACTGGCTGGTCTCGATCCAGAACCGGGACGGCGGCTGGGGCGAGGACGCCGTCAGCTACCGGCTCGACTACAAGGGCTGGGAGGCCGCGCCGTCGACCGCCTCGCAGACGGCATGGGCCTTGCTTGCACTGATGGCGGCCGGCGAGGTCGATCATCCGGCCGTCGCCCGCGGGGTGGAGTACCTGATTGCAACACAGAACCAAAAAGGGCTGTGGGACGAGCAGCGCTATACCGCCACAGGCTTCCCGCGCGTGTTTTATCTACGCTATCATGGTTACCCGAAGTTCTTTCCGCTGTGGGCGCTAGCGCGGTATCGGAACTTGCGGAACACCAATAGCAGGGTGGTAGGGGTCGGAATGTGA
- a CDS encoding B12-binding domain-containing radical SAM protein has protein sequence MRAESNGTVRHILCVFPRYTSSFGTFEHAYPLTDGVKAFMPPQGLLLISAYLPKEWQVKFVDENLRPTTKEEFEWAEAVFVSGMHIQRQQMNDICRRAHEYDLPVALGGPSVSACPDYYPSFDYLHVGELGDATNELIAILSRDTARPAQQVVLTTSDRVPMTEFPIPAYELAEVKKYFLGSIQYSSGCPYQCEFCDIPGLYGRNPRIKSPGQIIAELDRLRECGMTDTVYFVDDNFIGNRKAAMDLLPHLIEWQKKTGYVMRLACEATLNIAKRPEILEKMREAMFITIFCGIETPDPDALHAMHKDHNMMVPIMEGVRTINSYGMEVVSGIIMGLDTDKPSTADALIKFVEESRIPLLTINLLQALPKTPLWDRLEREGRLINDEGRDSNVNFLLPYDEVVASWKRCMELAYEPEKVYARYQYQCDYTYDNRIKVPLAPEMKTWPNIKRGLIMLRNIFWKVGVLGDYKGVFWKFALGRIRRGDLEGLIGCTIIAHHLITFARAASSGQQNASNYSLRLREASVPAE, from the coding sequence ATGCGCGCTGAAAGCAACGGAACGGTCCGGCACATTCTCTGCGTCTTTCCGCGCTACACATCATCTTTCGGCACATTCGAACACGCCTATCCCCTGACCGATGGCGTCAAGGCCTTCATGCCGCCGCAGGGGCTACTCCTGATCAGCGCCTATCTGCCGAAGGAATGGCAGGTCAAATTCGTCGACGAGAACCTGCGTCCGACGACGAAGGAAGAGTTCGAATGGGCGGAAGCGGTTTTCGTCAGCGGCATGCACATCCAGCGCCAGCAGATGAACGACATCTGCCGCCGCGCCCATGAGTACGATCTGCCGGTCGCGCTCGGCGGCCCCTCGGTCAGCGCCTGTCCGGACTACTATCCGTCCTTCGACTATCTCCACGTCGGCGAGCTCGGCGACGCTACCAATGAGCTGATCGCCATCCTGTCGCGCGACACCGCGCGCCCGGCGCAGCAGGTGGTGCTGACCACCAGCGACCGCGTACCGATGACGGAGTTTCCGATCCCCGCCTACGAGCTTGCGGAGGTGAAGAAATATTTTCTCGGCAGCATCCAGTATTCCAGCGGCTGTCCCTATCAGTGTGAGTTCTGCGACATCCCCGGCCTCTACGGGCGCAACCCGCGCATCAAGTCCCCGGGGCAGATCATCGCCGAGCTCGACCGCCTGCGTGAATGCGGCATGACCGACACCGTGTATTTCGTCGACGACAATTTCATCGGCAACCGCAAGGCGGCTATGGACCTGTTGCCGCACCTGATCGAGTGGCAGAAGAAGACCGGCTATGTGATGCGGCTCGCCTGCGAGGCGACACTCAACATCGCCAAACGCCCCGAGATTCTCGAGAAGATGCGCGAGGCCATGTTCATCACCATCTTCTGCGGCATCGAGACGCCCGATCCAGATGCGCTGCACGCGATGCACAAGGACCACAACATGATGGTCCCGATCATGGAGGGCGTGCGCACCATCAATTCCTACGGCATGGAAGTCGTCTCCGGCATCATCATGGGGCTCGACACCGACAAGCCGAGCACCGCCGACGCGCTCATCAAGTTTGTCGAGGAATCCCGGATTCCGCTGCTTACGATCAACCTGTTGCAGGCGCTGCCGAAGACGCCACTGTGGGACAGGCTGGAGCGCGAGGGCCGATTGATCAACGACGAGGGGCGCGATTCCAACGTCAACTTCCTCTTGCCCTATGACGAGGTCGTTGCGTCCTGGAAGCGCTGCATGGAGCTCGCCTACGAGCCCGAGAAGGTCTACGCGCGCTACCAGTATCAATGCGACTACACCTACGACAATCGCATCAAGGTGCCGCTCGCGCCGGAGATGAAGACCTGGCCCAACATCAAGCGTGGCCTGATCATGCTACGCAACATCTTCTGGAAGGTCGGCGTGCTCGGCGACTACAAAGGCGTGTTCTGGAAGTTCGCGCTGGGCCGGATCAGGCGCGGCGATCTCGAAGGCCTGATCGGCTGCACGATAATCGCGCATCATCTCATCACTTTCGCGCGCGCGGCATCGAGCGGCCAGCAGAACGCGTCGAATTACTCGCTGCGGCTGCGCGAGGCGTCCGTTCCCGCCGAATGA
- a CDS encoding MMPL family transporter: MLEKHSESEVRVDKVEQGPSSSIAFGLERIGLVAVRAPVLSCLILIALIVGAVFGIERIKIDDSLSQLFRSNTREFRQYEEVTKKFPAEEFDVLVVVEGKTLLARDNLMKLRDFITDMQLVEGTRGLVSLFSARQAPAPGKLPAALFPAELPEGAAYDKFIETVKSNEIIRGKLLSEDGTLALIVLSLDPEVVASSKLSKVVGDIRALMKEDLGDSGLSVQLSGVPVMQLEIRNAVERDGLTYNILGILAGCVIAIVFFRKISFMVVAAFPPMIAILLALGALGWANFNLNMFLNVMTPLIMVISFSDSMQLTFAARDRLIAGQDKFTAFKNAVLVVGPACVLTHGTAGISFIALQFSNSDLIRKFGEAGLAATIIALVAVLSLVPVFGVLFVRNERIFAVKFQSADAGVQALRNFCYWIAVRMVGRPGLFSLIAVLFVGGLGVIYANLEPRYRLADQVPDKRQAVAASNRLDAKLTGANPVNVLITFPKGETLYSPETLQTIADVHATVEKAAGVGNVWSLETLRRWLAEKAGSTDVATLKEYVNVIPEHLVRRFIDAEQDAVVVAGRVPDKDSSQLLPIVEKLDNELDAVRKKHPGYEVAVTGLAAIAARNSAGMIEKLNRGLTVEFALVAIFIGLAFRSWVVMFACILPGIFPVVMSGTVLWAMGEGLQFASVVALTVSFGLGLSATIHFLNRLRLESKPGVGSALAVERATVLVGPALILTTVVLACGLVVTVFSDLPSLRLFGWLSAFSMVAALVADLFILRPTAMWLINLHEKLQGADKRAI, encoded by the coding sequence ATGCTCGAAAAGCACAGCGAGAGTGAGGTTCGTGTCGACAAGGTCGAGCAGGGACCCTCGTCCTCCATCGCTTTTGGACTCGAACGCATCGGATTGGTCGCCGTCCGCGCGCCGGTCCTGTCCTGCCTGATCCTGATCGCGCTGATCGTCGGCGCCGTCTTCGGCATCGAGCGGATCAAGATCGACGATTCGCTGTCGCAGCTGTTCCGCTCCAACACGCGGGAATTCCGCCAGTACGAGGAAGTCACCAAGAAGTTCCCGGCCGAGGAGTTCGACGTCCTCGTCGTCGTCGAGGGCAAGACCCTACTGGCGCGCGACAATCTGATGAAGCTGCGTGACTTCATCACCGACATGCAGCTCGTCGAAGGCACGCGTGGCCTCGTCTCGCTGTTCTCCGCCCGCCAGGCGCCGGCGCCGGGCAAGCTGCCGGCCGCGCTATTCCCGGCCGAGCTGCCAGAGGGCGCCGCCTATGACAAATTCATCGAAACCGTCAAAAGCAACGAGATCATCCGCGGCAAGCTGTTGTCCGAGGACGGCACGCTCGCGCTGATCGTGCTCTCGCTCGACCCGGAGGTGGTCGCCTCCAGCAAGCTCAGCAAGGTCGTTGGCGACATCAGGGCGCTGATGAAGGAGGATCTCGGCGACAGCGGGCTGAGCGTGCAGCTCTCCGGCGTGCCGGTGATGCAGCTCGAGATCCGCAATGCGGTCGAGCGCGACGGCCTGACCTACAACATCCTCGGCATTCTCGCCGGCTGCGTCATCGCCATCGTCTTCTTCCGAAAAATCTCCTTCATGGTGGTGGCGGCGTTCCCGCCGATGATCGCGATCCTGTTGGCGCTCGGCGCGCTCGGCTGGGCCAATTTCAATCTCAACATGTTCCTGAACGTGATGACGCCGCTCATCATGGTCATCAGCTTCTCGGACTCGATGCAGCTCACCTTCGCCGCGCGCGACCGGCTGATCGCAGGCCAGGACAAGTTCACGGCGTTCAAGAACGCGGTGCTGGTGGTTGGGCCTGCCTGCGTGCTGACGCACGGCACCGCCGGCATTTCCTTCATCGCGCTGCAATTCTCCAACTCCGACCTGATCCGCAAGTTCGGTGAGGCGGGCCTCGCCGCCACCATCATCGCGCTCGTCGCGGTGCTGTCGCTGGTGCCGGTGTTCGGCGTGCTGTTCGTGCGCAACGAGAGGATCTTTGCCGTGAAGTTCCAGAGCGCGGATGCCGGCGTCCAGGCGCTGCGCAATTTCTGCTACTGGATCGCGGTGCGCATGGTGGGCCGGCCCGGCCTGTTCAGTCTGATCGCAGTGCTGTTCGTGGGCGGTCTCGGCGTCATTTACGCCAATCTGGAGCCGCGCTATCGTCTTGCGGACCAGGTGCCCGACAAGCGTCAGGCGGTCGCCGCGAGCAACCGGCTCGACGCCAAGCTCACCGGCGCCAATCCGGTCAACGTGCTGATCACGTTCCCCAAGGGGGAGACGCTCTACTCGCCGGAGACCTTGCAGACGATCGCCGACGTGCACGCGACCGTGGAGAAGGCCGCCGGTGTCGGCAATGTCTGGTCGCTCGAAACGCTGCGCCGCTGGCTCGCTGAAAAGGCGGGCAGCACGGATGTCGCAACGCTGAAGGAATATGTGAACGTCATTCCCGAGCATCTGGTGCGACGGTTCATCGACGCCGAGCAGGACGCGGTCGTGGTCGCAGGCCGCGTGCCGGACAAGGATTCCAGCCAGCTCCTGCCCATCGTCGAAAAGCTCGACAACGAGCTCGACGCCGTCCGCAAGAAGCATCCCGGCTACGAGGTTGCGGTGACCGGCCTTGCCGCCATTGCAGCGCGCAACTCGGCCGGCATGATCGAGAAGCTGAACCGCGGGCTCACCGTCGAATTCGCGCTGGTTGCGATCTTCATCGGCCTGGCCTTCCGTTCCTGGGTGGTGATGTTCGCCTGCATCCTGCCGGGTATCTTCCCGGTGGTGATGTCCGGAACGGTGCTATGGGCGATGGGCGAGGGGCTGCAGTTCGCCAGCGTCGTGGCCCTCACCGTCTCGTTCGGCTTGGGTCTTTCCGCGACCATCCATTTCCTCAACCGCCTCAGGCTGGAGAGCAAGCCGGGTGTCGGTTCGGCGCTCGCGGTGGAGCGTGCGACCGTGCTGGTCGGCCCCGCGCTGATCCTGACCACGGTGGTGCTGGCCTGCGGCCTCGTCGTCACCGTGTTCTCTGATCTGCCGTCGCTGCGGCTATTCGGTTGGCTCAGCGCCTTCTCGATGGTGGCGGCGCTGGTTGCCGACCTCTTCATCCTGCGCCCGACGGCGATGTGGCTGATCAACCTGCACGAGAAGCTGCAGGGGGCTGACAAGCGCGCGATCTGA